One genomic segment of Carbonactinospora thermoautotrophica includes these proteins:
- a CDS encoding iron-containing alcohol dehydrogenase — MAVLTSERERSRVRQSASNVSKFLVPEIVFGPGSLSEAGYAARRLGARRVFVVTDPGIIEAGWVSELLRYLSDAGLPFTVWHGVTPNPKDHEIAAGYEVYRDSASDVIIGIGGGSVMDAAKAIAVLSTNGGQILDYEGVDKVTRAIPPLLMIPSTSGTGADVSQFCVITDTARKIKATLIGRALVPDISITDPRLLVTMPEWLAATTGLDALTHGIEAYVSRAASALTDVHALTAVRLVSDHLVRTIDRPRDENARIGMAQASLGAGLAFTNAILGATHAMSHQVGGALDLPHGVINGILLPHVIRFNAAANAERYVPIARALGVDVTRLSPEESAYAVADAVRRLADEVGVPRGLADLGVTVDDIPTLAANTLRDVCLSTNPRDASVEEVAALFRAAL; from the coding sequence ATGGCCGTGCTCACGAGTGAGCGGGAGCGGAGCCGAGTACGCCAGAGTGCGTCAAATGTGTCGAAATTCCTCGTACCGGAAATCGTCTTTGGCCCAGGGTCGTTGAGTGAGGCCGGCTATGCCGCGCGGCGGCTCGGCGCGCGGCGTGTCTTCGTGGTCACGGATCCCGGCATCATCGAGGCCGGGTGGGTGTCCGAGTTGCTGCGGTACCTCTCCGATGCGGGATTGCCGTTCACCGTGTGGCACGGTGTGACGCCGAACCCGAAGGACCACGAGATCGCCGCGGGCTACGAGGTGTACCGTGACTCGGCGAGCGACGTCATCATCGGGATCGGGGGCGGCTCCGTCATGGACGCCGCGAAGGCGATCGCCGTGCTCTCGACGAACGGCGGCCAGATTCTCGACTACGAGGGCGTCGACAAGGTCACAAGAGCGATCCCCCCACTGCTCATGATCCCCAGTACGTCAGGCACCGGTGCCGACGTGTCCCAGTTCTGCGTGATCACCGACACCGCGCGCAAGATCAAGGCGACGCTGATCGGACGCGCCCTCGTACCTGACATCTCGATCACCGACCCGCGGCTGCTCGTCACGATGCCCGAGTGGCTCGCCGCCACCACCGGGCTCGACGCGCTGACCCACGGGATCGAGGCGTATGTGTCGCGTGCGGCGAGCGCCCTCACCGACGTACACGCCCTGACCGCCGTCCGCCTCGTCAGCGACCACTTGGTCCGCACCATCGACAGGCCCCGGGACGAGAACGCCAGGATCGGGATGGCGCAGGCCAGCCTCGGCGCCGGGCTGGCGTTCACGAACGCGATCCTCGGTGCGACCCACGCCATGTCGCATCAGGTGGGCGGCGCCCTGGACCTACCGCACGGCGTGATCAACGGGATTCTGCTGCCGCACGTCATCCGCTTCAACGCCGCCGCGAACGCCGAACGGTACGTGCCGATCGCGCGTGCGCTCGGTGTGGACGTCACGCGGCTGTCGCCGGAGGAGTCCGCCTACGCCGTAGCCGACGCGGTACGCCGGCTCGCTGACGAGGTGGGCGTCCCGCGGGGGCTCGCCGACCTCGGGGTGACGGTGGACGACATCCCGACTCTCGCGGCCAACACGCTGCGCGACGTCTGCCTGTCCACCAATCCCCGAGATGCGTCCGTCGAGGAAGTCGCCGCCCTCTTCCGTGCCGCGCTCTGA
- a CDS encoding ABC transporter permease: MKSQRLAAVVLPAGAIAVSVTAWWLVTGVWAADDRLLSAFAPQHAIPAVVRLAEQGVLGQDIATSLWRLLVGLLTAGVVGVALGLALGASYLLDTATRPVFQFLRMISPLSWAPVAIGLYGIGHRPVYFLIAAAAVWPVALNTAQGVRAIDHKLLLVARSLGASRMETLSTIVFPAIRGHLLTGLRLALGIGWVVLVPAEMLGVTSGLGYEILNSRDQLAYDQVMALILVIGLLGYLLDTLARWTLTPRRRTPRRPATPGELRTTLVSQ, translated from the coding sequence GTGAAGTCACAGCGCCTGGCTGCCGTCGTCCTGCCCGCGGGCGCCATCGCGGTGTCCGTCACCGCCTGGTGGCTGGTCACCGGTGTCTGGGCCGCCGACGACCGACTGTTGTCGGCGTTCGCCCCGCAGCACGCCATCCCGGCGGTCGTCAGGCTGGCCGAGCAGGGTGTGCTCGGGCAGGACATCGCCACCAGTTTGTGGCGGCTGCTCGTCGGCCTCCTGACCGCCGGCGTCGTCGGAGTCGCGCTCGGCCTGGCCCTCGGGGCCTCGTACCTCCTGGACACGGCCACCCGCCCCGTGTTCCAGTTCCTCCGCATGATCTCGCCGCTGTCGTGGGCCCCGGTGGCGATCGGGCTGTACGGCATCGGACACCGGCCGGTGTACTTCCTGATCGCCGCCGCCGCGGTCTGGCCTGTCGCGTTGAACACCGCCCAGGGCGTCCGGGCGATCGACCACAAGCTGCTGCTCGTCGCCCGCTCACTGGGGGCGTCACGCATGGAGACGCTGTCCACCATCGTGTTCCCGGCGATCCGCGGTCACCTGCTCACCGGGCTACGGCTCGCGCTCGGCATCGGGTGGGTGGTGCTGGTCCCCGCCGAGATGCTCGGCGTGACCTCCGGGCTCGGCTACGAAATCCTCAACTCACGCGACCAGCTCGCCTATGACCAGGTGATGGCCCTGATCCTCGTCATCGGCCTGCTCGGTTACCTGCTCGACACGCTCGCCCGCTGGACGCTCACGCCACGCAGACGCACGCCGCGCCGCCCGGCTACCCCAGGTGAGCTCCGCACGACGCTGGTGAGCCAGTGA
- a CDS encoding ABC transporter substrate-binding protein, producing the protein MADPLSRRAALRAGLALGAAGGLAGIAELASVGGSAAAGRQLRIGYLPITDSAPLLIAHAQGRYTQAGLDVARPILFRSWASLAEAFLAAEVDVVHLLMPFAIQLRYALGAAVRVIAWNHTNGSALTVAPGLGRIEELAGRQVAIPYWWSIHNVVSQQMLRTAGLRPVVREQPSAAAGTVQMVVMSPADMLPALDTGTIGGYVVADPFNAAAEIKKVGRIARFVGDAWRDHACCVVVVRQELIDRAPEQVQGLVDALAAAQLWINTHRQATAGLLSSGRYLPQPVAAITRALTYPAERYTASGALHHPSWQGQRIGFAPYPFPSYTRRLVEAMRETAVDGDTGFLADIDPETVHRELVDDRFVLRALAGLGGPGAFGLPDSLNRVEEVEPA; encoded by the coding sequence ATGGCCGACCCGCTCAGTCGCCGCGCCGCGTTGCGGGCGGGGCTCGCGCTCGGTGCCGCCGGGGGTCTGGCCGGCATCGCCGAACTGGCATCGGTCGGCGGTTCCGCGGCCGCTGGGCGGCAGCTGCGAATCGGCTATCTGCCGATCACCGACTCAGCACCGCTGCTGATCGCGCACGCCCAGGGCCGCTACACCCAGGCCGGCCTGGACGTCGCCCGGCCGATCCTGTTCCGCAGCTGGGCGTCCCTGGCCGAGGCGTTCCTGGCCGCCGAGGTCGACGTCGTGCACCTGCTGATGCCCTTCGCGATCCAGTTGCGCTACGCGCTGGGCGCCGCGGTCCGAGTGATCGCCTGGAACCACACCAACGGCTCCGCGCTCACCGTCGCACCCGGACTCGGGCGCATCGAAGAGTTGGCCGGACGTCAGGTCGCCATCCCGTACTGGTGGTCCATTCACAACGTGGTGTCGCAGCAGATGCTACGCACCGCGGGCCTGCGGCCGGTGGTCCGCGAGCAACCGTCCGCGGCGGCCGGCACCGTGCAGATGGTGGTGATGAGTCCCGCCGACATGCTTCCCGCCCTCGACACCGGAACCATCGGCGGCTACGTCGTGGCCGATCCGTTCAACGCGGCGGCCGAGATCAAGAAGGTAGGTCGGATCGCGCGGTTCGTCGGGGACGCCTGGCGTGATCACGCCTGCTGCGTCGTGGTCGTCCGGCAGGAACTCATCGACCGCGCGCCTGAGCAGGTGCAAGGACTGGTGGACGCGCTCGCCGCGGCACAGCTGTGGATCAACACCCACCGCCAGGCCACCGCGGGTCTGCTCTCCTCGGGCAGGTACCTGCCGCAACCGGTGGCGGCCATCACCCGGGCGCTGACCTATCCTGCCGAGCGGTACACCGCCTCCGGAGCGCTGCACCACCCGTCCTGGCAGGGACAGCGCATCGGGTTCGCCCCCTATCCGTTCCCCAGCTACACCCGGCGCCTGGTCGAGGCGATGCGGGAAACCGCTGTCGACGGGGACACCGGCTTCCTCGCCGACATCGATCCCGAAACCGTGCACCGCGAACTCGTCGACGACCGATTCGTGCTGCGCGCCCTGGCCGGCCTCGGCGGACCGGGCGCATTCGGACTCCCCGACTCCCTCAACCGCGTCGAAGAGGTGGAACCAGCGTGA
- a CDS encoding ABC transporter ATP-binding protein, which produces MGTVAIQLSNAVKAYGRNVVLAGLDLDVERGEFLAVLGPSGSGKSTLLRVLAGLEPLDGGELRWPDSPGTSPPIVATVFQQPLLMPWLTVRENVALGGRYRANRTRFDHQHVDELLALFGLADLADALPEELSGGQAQRVAVARAVAIRPQVLLLDEPFSALDPVTRRGLQAWLRDATRSLGLTVVLVTHDVDEALYLATRIALLDGSGTVAGWWRAVPVDDHEDLAGHPLRAELLASYPSELGTATRGAS; this is translated from the coding sequence GTGGGAACTGTCGCGATTCAACTAAGCAACGCGGTCAAGGCGTACGGGCGCAATGTCGTGCTGGCCGGGCTCGATCTGGATGTAGAACGTGGTGAGTTCCTCGCGGTGCTCGGGCCGAGCGGCAGCGGCAAATCGACCTTGCTGCGGGTGCTGGCGGGCCTTGAGCCGCTCGACGGGGGAGAGCTGCGCTGGCCGGATTCCCCGGGAACCAGCCCCCCGATCGTCGCAACGGTGTTCCAGCAGCCGCTGCTGATGCCGTGGCTGACCGTGCGGGAGAACGTCGCGCTCGGTGGGCGCTACCGCGCCAACCGCACCCGGTTCGACCACCAGCATGTCGACGAACTGCTCGCCCTGTTCGGGCTCGCCGACCTCGCCGATGCCCTGCCCGAGGAGCTGTCCGGGGGCCAGGCGCAGCGGGTCGCCGTCGCGCGCGCGGTAGCGATCCGCCCGCAGGTGCTGCTGCTCGACGAGCCGTTCAGCGCCCTCGATCCGGTCACCCGCCGCGGCCTGCAGGCATGGCTACGGGATGCGACCCGATCCCTCGGACTGACTGTGGTGTTGGTCACCCACGACGTCGACGAGGCGCTGTACCTGGCCACCAGGATCGCCTTGTTGGACGGCTCCGGCACCGTCGCCGGCTGGTGGCGTGCCGTGCCCGTCGACGACCATGAGGACCTGGCCGGTCACCCGCTGCGCGCCGAACTGCTGGCCAGCTACCCCTCCGAGCTGGGCACCGCGACCCGGGGAGCGTCGTGA
- a CDS encoding acyl-CoA dehydrogenase family protein, producing MKSAADPVGQQYPHRERVISYFRRRAAEVDGGGCDVRDGLRLLGEHGLLDLDLPSSVALIEDIAAECLSSAFAVWAQRMVIEYLARAVTADPADELRSGRMVGATAMAPALRDVAGIQPVPVLATRTADGLRLNGPISWASNLFPGALVVLPVRLSGDARAVVRLRTTDDGVRVAPAPDLLVLNGTASSSVTLDDVHIGRDAVLTEDLPGFVAAIRPTFLLLQTAYCSGLAGRSLAETGTRTVGVNAAFAEQVDALSTAHESVRQRLYDYATRSDQVAVPDLLRLRLEGVQVAVAATRLEATVRGGAGYLAASDTSRRLREAAFLPIQAPTEGQLRWELSRFN from the coding sequence ATGAAGTCCGCGGCGGATCCCGTCGGGCAGCAGTACCCGCACCGGGAGCGGGTCATCAGCTACTTCCGCCGACGGGCGGCCGAGGTCGACGGCGGGGGCTGCGACGTGCGGGACGGGCTGCGCCTGCTCGGCGAGCACGGCCTGCTGGATCTTGACCTGCCGAGCTCGGTCGCCCTGATCGAGGACATCGCCGCCGAGTGCCTCAGTTCCGCGTTCGCCGTGTGGGCTCAGCGCATGGTGATCGAGTACCTGGCGCGTGCCGTCACCGCCGATCCCGCGGACGAGCTGCGTTCCGGCAGGATGGTCGGCGCCACGGCGATGGCGCCGGCACTGCGCGACGTCGCCGGCATCCAGCCCGTTCCGGTGCTGGCCACCCGCACCGCGGACGGGCTGCGACTGAACGGCCCGATCAGTTGGGCGTCCAACCTGTTTCCCGGTGCCCTGGTCGTGTTGCCGGTACGGCTTTCCGGCGACGCGAGGGCTGTCGTGCGGCTGCGTACCACCGACGACGGGGTTCGGGTCGCGCCAGCCCCTGACCTGCTCGTGCTGAACGGCACCGCCTCCTCCTCCGTCACGCTCGACGATGTCCACATCGGACGGGACGCGGTGCTCACCGAGGATCTCCCCGGGTTCGTGGCGGCGATCCGGCCGACCTTCCTGCTGTTGCAGACGGCATACTGCAGCGGACTGGCCGGACGCTCGCTCGCCGAAACCGGTACCCGCACGGTCGGCGTCAACGCCGCGTTCGCCGAGCAGGTCGACGCCCTGTCAACCGCGCACGAGTCGGTGCGACAGCGGTTGTACGACTACGCCACCCGCTCCGACCAGGTCGCGGTGCCCGACCTGCTCCGGTTGCGCCTCGAGGGCGTACAGGTGGCCGTGGCGGCCACCCGGCTCGAGGCGACCGTGCGCGGCGGCGCCGGCTACCTCGCCGCCAGCGATACGAGCCGGCGGTTGAGAGAAGCCGCGTTCCTACCCATCCAGGCGCCGACAGAAGGACAGCTGCGGTGGGAACTGTCGCGATTCAACTAA